ACTTATCGAAGACCTCTGTCTGAGCAACTTATTCTGTCTTTTCAGACACACTTGTCATAACATGATTAGGCATGTTTGAAAGGAGGCTTAAAAGGCCCATGTAATAGCATGCACTCATGTCTCAAAATTTATCCACAAGGAGCAGCAGAGTCTAGCCAGTCTAGCAGCATCTTCTTCTTGAATATATCttctatttttctgtctttactcACCATCAAACCCAGGTCCTGTATGATTCTGCAGTGCAGTACGAGGCCTCCTCTGACTGGGTGCAAGTAGCAGAGAAATGGAAAGCGTGCGTGAATGAAACGCTTCGGCAGACAGATGAGTGCAGGGTGCAGTGTGAGGTGGCCTCCCAGCGGCTGCCTGAGGACAGGGGAGTGGACAGTGTTGACGGCGCTTTCGAGAAGgctgcaggtaaaaaaaaaaaaaaagaaaaacaacaaaggctCCTCGACTGAAGCTTGATTTTTCTGCAGCTATAGAACAGAAAGCAGCTGTCACTGCGTTTCTTTTCTGTCTAGCTCTGTCCCTCTCCCTGCTCGCGTGCCGGCAGTCCTGCGTGACTCAAGTAGCCACAAGACCCGGAAGGATCTCTGCTCAGGAGGACTTCCTGCCCTCACAGCTGGAGCATCTGCATATTGCACAGTTTAAAGGTCAGAGTTCGGAGGTCAAACCAGAGATTACTCAAGTTATATATTCAATGTTATGATGCAGTGTGGTGTGTATCTTCTTCTGATCTTCTTTACCTGATTTGCTTTGAACCCTCCGGTGCcacttcttcttattttgcacccCTGCTTCTCCACAGCTGGTGATATTAGTGGAGCAGTGCAGACTCTTCGCTCTCTTCTCCTGTTTTATCCCTCTGACAAGGACTCCTTAGACAACCTGCAGCTCTACTCTGAGACACTAGGAGGAGACACAGAGTCACAGGGCACACAGCCTGCTCAGGTACCACTTAATGGCCATTACACTAAAATCACAGCTGTGGTTGTCATAATCTAAGTACATAAATAAGAGGTGAGGATTCACTGTCTATTCATTTCAGATCTCaagtttctgtttcttcttcttacttTTGTTCATGCTGACttaatgtttgcatgtatttgctATACAGGAAATTGTCCGATACATCAGTCGCTCTTTACAGGAGAAGAAGCTACTGTATTTTGGCATGGAGAACCTTGACTTCAGTTTCATCGACCCAGTAAGTGCTGTGGCAAATATACAATATTTTGATCCACAAAACTGCCTCCAGAAACTCAATGATTGCTTACCATTTAGGATCTTTGGACTCCAGAAGATGTTGTGCCTGAATCACTGAGGGATGCCTGGAGGTGGGAAAGACTGAGGGAAAATCCTTTTGGTATTAAGAGATTTGGTACAAGTTAATGTGAAGTCAActcaggtttgtttgtgtttccctttcagagctgaaaaggacaaaatgaatgagaaaatgaaagagggagaggaggaggaggaagtggatgACAGTGGATTTTTTGCTGGTAAGATCGCCCTCTTGTTTCAGTCTGTGGTGGTTAAGAAATAACCAGTTtcttctctcatcctttcttATTTGTCCTCTCTCCAGGTGGGCCGGTCCCCCGGGTGGGTGTGACCATCACCATGGACGACGAGCTTATGAACGGGACCAATCGCGTGGTGCTCGACGGAGTCATGACTGAGAAGGAGTGTGGCAGAATAATGCAGTTAGCAGCAGTACGCTCAGATTGTCAAAGAGTCAGGCCCTCTCAGGTAGAAACAGCAACATGCTAAGCCACcatttcatctcatctctgATAGGCTGCAGCATCTGCCGGAGACGGTTACCGGGGACGACGGTCTCCGCACACGCCTCATGAGACGTTTGAGGGCCTGACTGTCCTCAGGGCTGTGAAGGTGGGTGAACAAGAGATGACGTAAGCAGAAAAATAACCTGTGCTCAGAACTAATTAACTACATGTGAATTAATTAAAGAACCAAGCATCGGTTAGCAGTGGGGACCCTGTGCTTGAACATAATTAGTGAAGTTGGTATCTTCTTTTGCAGTTGGCTCAGGATGGCATGGTGAACCAATCAGATGCCAAGCTGTTATATGAGCTGGGCGAGAGGGCGAGAGACCTGCTGCACTCTTACTTCAGGAGCCCCTCGGGactcttcatttctttcacaCACCTGGTCTGCCGCAGTGCCATTGCAGGTAACGGCAACATTATCCATATCTCTGCGAGGGCTGAACGAATGGAGCTACAACTACAGGGTTTCCTAGAGTTCTGACTTTTATGATGTGAACTTGTGTTCTTTTaggaagtgaaaatgtttctctgccCTCAGGTGACCAGAAGGGCAGGCTGGACCTGTCTCACCCTGTCCATGTTGACAACTGTCTCCTTGAGCCGGAGACCAAGCAGTGCTGGAGGGAGCCGCCAGCATTCATACACAGAGACCTCAGGTACACAGTTAGGGAAAGAgcagggaaaacacagcagccaaaaaGAGAGACTGTATTAGTAATGATATGTGAAACTATATCATCAAATTACGAACACAGCATAGACCATAATGGTTGTATTAATGGCTGAATGACTCTATTCCCTCACAGTGCCATTCTGTACCTGAATGACAACTTTGAAGGAGGAGAGCTGTTCTTTACTAACAGGGACGCCAAGACAGTAACAGTAAGTCATTTTTCGTCATTGTTTTAAACCTGCTTTGTTAGACCTTGTGACTGCTCCCCCTCATTTTTCACGTCTCCAGGCTCGAGTACAACCCAGCTGCGGTCGACTGGTGGGTTTCTCCTCAGGTCCGGTGAATCCACACGGTGTTACCGCTGTGACCAGCGGTCGGCGGTGCGCGCTGGCCCTCTGGTTCACGAAGGAGAAGTTCTACAGGGACATGGTGAGCATTATGACGACTACACACAGAGCTGACCTCCTCCGCTGGTCGGACGTGCCTCCTGCAGTCGTGTCGTAGTCGATGTTATGACAACGGTGCTGGGTAACAAGACCAGCTGCAGCGTAATGCAAATCTTGTggttgttgtcatgttttggGATTCACAATGCCCGCTCTGTGATCATACCATTGCAGTTTCCTTAATGTTAATCATATATCTGCTTGGAAAAAGATGAATCATTCAGGAGCCATTTAAGTTTGTCAACCAAGGATGTTAAAAAATGATAGAAACccgattaaaaaaaagctgggacactgtgtgaaacataaagaAAGCATAACTTGCGgatcctttttcacatatactcaaattaaaacagcacaaagacaaaatatttgatgtttcacctcatcagcttcattgatttttgtaaatatccgtttattctgaatttgatgcagcaacacatttcaaacaagttgggacaggagcaacaaaacactgggaaagttgtggaacgctccaaaaacacctgttggaacattccacaggttgattggtaacaggtgatagtatcatgattgggtatgaaagcagcatcctggaaaggctcagcaAGGGTggggcgaggttcaccactttgtgaacacatgttTGTGTAAAGGatactacatggactcaggaacactttgtaaaactgttgtcagtaaacagtttgtttgcaaatgattacattctgtttttacacagcgtcccaacttttctggaatcatGGTTGTAATTTTGGTATATTTCAATCAGTTTAGTCATTAAATAGGGATGACATTTTGGACAGACAGTAAAACttttaaaaggagaaataaCATAGTCCTAAAAATTAAAAGCTGGATTCGCAAGCAATAAAGTTCAGGAGAGTTTTTTCTGCCACAGCTTTATGTGGTTCGGTATGATCAGTAGCTCATGATGGCTAATGTCAGCTAAGTTTAGGCAGATATTGCTTAATAACTGACATTATTGAGTCAGTTAAAGCTACATAATCTCACTTTATTAGAGGAGAGCCACATTGCCGGCAGAGCCTCCTCACTAACATCACCTACCACAGAtggaaaaggtgaaaataaCTGCTGTTAGAATTTTTGTCCAGAAAGTAGGAGGATATAAATGCTATTCTTTTGTTCCTCCCTCAGGAGcgagaggaggcagaggccaTGTGGGCTGCAGGCGGACAGAGCGTGGTGAAAAAGGacgtggaggagaaagagggcaCCGCCGCCCGGAACGCTCGCAGCCAAGCACCgaaggagaggagcagagggagaggccGGGTGACGGGGGGCAGAGATGAGCTGTGAGAGCCAGAACAACCCAGACAGACTGAACCGCCCGAACTGGAACGCAGTCTCATCTGCCTCCAGTGTGCCATCCCATAACAATGACCATTACACCAACCATGAACACATCTCTGTTatgatttttcagtttttatccACACGTTCACTCTTCATCTCGCTGCATTTTTATGTAAAGCTGCTTACATACTGTGTTCATGCTGTATATGATGAAGGTAAGTGAGGGAAacactgtcctctcctccctctcacgTCAATCTGTGCTTTACAGGCCAATTTCACTCCCTTTAAAAATGAAGAgattaaaagaggaaataaatgtGACTCTTAAACCATTGTCGCATGAGTGCTCTATACCGTATCGTCACAAGTGGGGGAGTGTGAGAGCATTAGAGACAAAGGGAGGACAAAAAGGGGCAGAAAAGTTAAAGCAACGCTGCGTAATCTATTAAGTGATTACCTCACACCCTCTGTGGCTGCCTGGTGATTAAAAATGGAGGGTTAATACtttctcagtctgtttctgtctcttaaGAGTAGAAGCATGTGATAAGATATGCGATTAAACAGCATCAGGAAACTGTAAAAGTAGTTACATTAGAGAGTGCATCAGAAACTACGGTTTGAGGCAgtaagaaggagaggaggaaacagagagaggtgcacaggggggaaaaaaggataGAAATAGAGAGATTACTGTTAATCCCTCATAAATGAGTGCATTTGTTTATGAAGCTTAAAAAATCTCCCATTTAGAATATGGAATA
Above is a window of Chelmon rostratus isolate fCheRos1 chromosome 8, fCheRos1.pri, whole genome shotgun sequence DNA encoding:
- the p3h3 gene encoding prolyl 3-hydroxylase 3, translating into MALRSGYFTVYVAFHFVIAALFHFSVATPGGGGSNVLSLLQPYDRLYYGGVRAYFGEEWGKAAELLEKSIATKESLLRVRRQCHDDCVAAGREALDKLDSKEGSLWDLLALDWVQQKAECLRFCIGRSVTPAGQLPVSTDIEYEFGSRNPYNFLQVTYYKMEKLHKAASAAHTYFVANPSHLEMRNNIEKYRRMEGVTEEAFQDREIENEKHWVLYDSAVQYEASSDWVQVAEKWKACVNETLRQTDECRVQCEVASQRLPEDRGVDSVDGAFEKAAALSLSLLACRQSCVTQVATRPGRISAQEDFLPSQLEHLHIAQFKAGDISGAVQTLRSLLLFYPSDKDSLDNLQLYSETLGGDTESQGTQPAQEIVRYISRSLQEKKLLYFGMENLDFSFIDPDLWTPEDVVPESLRDAWRAEKDKMNEKMKEGEEEEEVDDSGFFAGGPVPRVGVTITMDDELMNGTNRVVLDGVMTEKECGRIMQLAAAAASAGDGYRGRRSPHTPHETFEGLTVLRAVKLAQDGMVNQSDAKLLYELGERARDLLHSYFRSPSGLFISFTHLVCRSAIAGDQKGRLDLSHPVHVDNCLLEPETKQCWREPPAFIHRDLSAILYLNDNFEGGELFFTNRDAKTVTARVQPSCGRLVGFSSGPVNPHGVTAVTSGRRCALALWFTKEKFYRDMEREEAEAMWAAGGQSVVKKDVEEKEGTAARNARSQAPKERSRGRGRVTGGRDEL